One region of Chryseobacterium sp. SORGH_AS_0447 genomic DNA includes:
- a CDS encoding helicase HerA-like domain-containing protein, with translation MTDKTQFIEELNAKYTPKGDHIILGKGMLDGEVVPEVNVTIPLKTINRHGLIAGATGTGKTKTLQVFAEQLSHQGIPSLVLDIKGDFSGIAEAGTENTAIQERYTKTQLPYQPQAFPVELMTISGERGVKLRATVTEFGPVLLSKILQLNETQQSIMSIVFKYCDDKGLPLIDLNDLKKVLQYVTENPQGKAELSSNYGSIASASLGAILRSIVALEQQGASGFFGELSFDVHDLLQARDGKGVVNILRVADIQSKPQLFSTFMLSLFAEIYMTFPEEGDSGKPKLVLFIDEAHLIFDESSKALVSQIETMVKLIRSKGVGIYFITQIPGDVPESVLSQLGLKIQHALRGFTAKDKKEISKAVENYPTTDFYDASTLIQNLGIGEAFVTALDEKGIPTPLVHTYLISPESRMDVLNDAEITQLTNRSALVAKYEKVVDNESAYEMLVKRMEQASQEAEATRNQKTKPVKEEPGMFEQILQSKAGRTFTSTLMREGAKAILGMLGLGGRRR, from the coding sequence ATGACAGACAAAACACAATTTATCGAAGAACTGAATGCGAAATACACTCCAAAAGGAGATCATATTATATTAGGAAAGGGAATGCTGGATGGGGAAGTGGTGCCAGAAGTAAATGTTACCATTCCTCTGAAAACCATAAACCGTCACGGCCTTATTGCAGGCGCTACGGGAACGGGTAAAACCAAAACGTTGCAGGTTTTTGCAGAGCAGTTATCTCATCAGGGAATCCCGTCTCTGGTGCTGGATATTAAGGGTGACTTTTCCGGAATTGCAGAAGCAGGAACGGAGAATACGGCTATTCAGGAAAGATATACGAAAACACAGCTTCCTTATCAGCCACAGGCTTTTCCGGTAGAATTGATGACGATTTCCGGTGAAAGAGGAGTAAAGCTCAGGGCTACGGTTACGGAATTCGGCCCTGTCCTTTTAAGTAAAATTTTACAATTGAATGAAACGCAGCAGAGCATCATGTCGATTGTATTTAAATACTGTGATGATAAAGGTCTTCCTTTAATTGATCTGAATGACCTGAAAAAAGTCCTTCAATACGTTACAGAGAATCCTCAGGGAAAAGCAGAGTTATCTTCCAACTATGGTTCTATTGCATCGGCTTCACTCGGAGCGATCTTGCGATCTATTGTGGCGTTGGAGCAGCAGGGGGCTTCAGGTTTCTTCGGAGAGCTGAGCTTTGATGTTCACGATCTGCTGCAGGCAAGGGACGGAAAAGGGGTAGTGAATATTCTGCGTGTGGCAGATATTCAGAGCAAGCCTCAATTGTTTTCCACCTTTATGCTGTCTCTTTTTGCAGAAATTTATATGACGTTTCCGGAAGAAGGTGACAGCGGGAAACCGAAGCTGGTTTTATTTATAGACGAAGCCCATCTTATATTCGACGAATCTTCCAAAGCATTGGTTTCCCAGATTGAAACGATGGTAAAGCTGATCCGTTCAAAAGGAGTAGGGATCTATTTCATTACCCAGATTCCGGGAGATGTTCCGGAGTCCGTTCTTTCCCAGCTGGGGTTGAAAATCCAGCATGCGCTGAGAGGGTTTACGGCAAAAGACAAAAAGGAAATTTCGAAAGCGGTGGAAAATTACCCGACGACGGATTTTTACGATGCCTCTACCTTAATCCAGAACCTTGGAATCGGGGAAGCATTTGTAACGGCACTGGATGAAAAAGGAATTCCGACCCCGTTGGTGCATACTTACCTGATTTCCCCGGAATCAAGAATGGATGTCCTGAATGATGCGGAAATTACCCAATTAACCAATAGGTCGGCTTTAGTCGCTAAATATGAGAAAGTTGTCGATAACGAATCGGCTTACGAAATGCTGGTCAAGAGAATGGAGCAGGCTTCACAGGAAGCGGAAGCCACCCGCAATCAGAAAACCAAGCCGGTAAAAGAAGAACCGGGCATGTTTGAGCAAATTCTGCAAAGTAAAGCTGGCAGAACATTTACAAGCACGCTGATGCGGGAAGGGGCGAAAGCGATTTTGGGAATGCTGGGCCTGGGAGGAAGGAGAAGATAA